In a single window of the Maridesulfovibrio bastinii DSM 16055 genome:
- a CDS encoding phage regulatory CII family protein yields MSLQSITKITQDIVLEGNHPAKVVAERIGKPYSTLLREINPFDQNAKLGADTLLAIIKATEEVSPLEYMAKAIGYTLIPKRSARNA; encoded by the coding sequence ATGTCTCTCCAGTCTATTACTAAAATCACGCAGGACATTGTTCTTGAGGGTAATCATCCGGCCAAAGTTGTAGCTGAAAGAATCGGGAAACCATATTCAACTCTTCTTCGTGAAATAAATCCTTTCGACCAAAATGCAAAACTGGGAGCAGACACACTCCTTGCGATTATAAAAGCAACAGAGGAAGTTTCACCACTTGAGTATATGGCAAAAGCCATAGGTTATACTTTGATACCCAAGAGAAGTGCCAGAAACGCATAA
- a CDS encoding phosphatidylglycerophosphatase A family protein, whose product MSENQQSPMVKAATVISTLGPVGFLPKAPGTWGSAVAVIVSPFLFYPFTLPVRIAILVLLFIFGALASTQAEKSLGTKDPGCVIIDEVLGQWVTFTPFVIMTGWQFITGFILFRIFDILKPWPVRQSENWLKSGWGIMIDDAIAGIYAAICLWLIRMI is encoded by the coding sequence ATGAGCGAAAATCAACAATCACCAATGGTTAAAGCGGCAACAGTCATTTCTACACTTGGTCCGGTAGGATTCCTTCCGAAAGCACCCGGCACATGGGGATCAGCAGTAGCTGTAATAGTATCCCCTTTCCTTTTTTATCCATTCACTTTGCCTGTAAGAATAGCAATCCTTGTCCTACTCTTCATCTTCGGAGCACTGGCGTCCACCCAGGCTGAAAAATCCCTTGGAACCAAAGACCCCGGATGTGTAATAATTGATGAAGTTCTTGGACAATGGGTCACATTCACACCATTTGTTATAATGACCGGGTGGCAATTCATAACTGGATTTATTCTTTTCAGAATTTTCGACATCCTCAAACCATGGCCTGTCCGACAGTCCGAAAACTGGCTAAAATCCGGCTGGGGAATAATGATAGACGATGCAATTGCCGGAATATACGCTGCAATATGCCTCTGGCTTATAAGAATGATCTGA
- the pal gene encoding peptidoglycan-associated lipoprotein Pal: protein MKVRALMLCLAFTLVLGFAAGCAKKRVESSAPSAAVAEQMQEQQSKEKVRLEEEARLRQEQQLKEEALEAERKAEEQKQQQEFKAAMTDLGNLIHFDFDSFEIKPEYRDLLQQKAEILKKFDNVSMVIEGYCDERGTEEYNLALGERRARAVYEFLILLGVEPQRLSVVSFGEEKPLDPAHNETAWAQNRRVQFNLNYN from the coding sequence ATGAAAGTAAGAGCATTGATGTTGTGTTTGGCGTTTACTTTAGTACTCGGCTTTGCTGCCGGATGTGCAAAGAAGCGTGTTGAGTCTTCAGCTCCTTCTGCCGCTGTTGCAGAACAGATGCAGGAGCAGCAGAGTAAGGAAAAAGTCCGTCTTGAAGAAGAAGCAAGGCTTCGTCAGGAACAGCAGTTGAAAGAAGAAGCGCTTGAAGCTGAAAGAAAAGCTGAAGAACAGAAACAGCAGCAGGAATTTAAAGCTGCAATGACTGATCTTGGAAATCTGATTCATTTTGATTTTGATTCATTTGAAATCAAACCTGAATACCGTGATCTGTTGCAGCAGAAAGCTGAGATTCTTAAGAAGTTTGATAACGTATCCATGGTTATTGAGGGTTATTGTGATGAGCGTGGAACAGAAGAGTATAACCTTGCCCTCGGTGAACGTCGCGCCAGAGCTGTATATGAATTTCTTATTCTTCTTGGAGTTGAACCACAGAGACTCAGTGTTGTAAGCTTCGGTGAAGAAAAGCCTCTTGATCCGGCTCATAACGAAACTGCATGGGCTCAGAACCGTCGTGTTCAGTTTAATCTGAACTATAATTAG
- a CDS encoding TolB family protein, whose translation MRIVDKISTLMTCCFFCLIICGTSGVSTAFGQDTLTVDIFGPGQRQVNIVILPPRTLDEGRYKGRGNSELPLPIEAKAFDKELRHDISFLPFLNVVPLGQILGGDPSRGVKPGQVDLKPLRLSKVDFALTTGWTVMPDGEKKVSLRFIGTFNGRTVVGKRYSQVKQELLGGIADKFCSHVMKQLTGHAGFFESTIAFVRKSGDNKEIFTVSPQGRGLQQVSHLGGVNLSPCWSIDGKKMAFTRLGARQHLLCMWDSSTGRIDQKNLPGNTVISPTYLPDGRLAVTLTLNGDSDIYLLDSNLKPDKPLAKSWAIEVSPDFDKTGKKMVFVSGKYGNPHIFMLNMDTGKITRVTYDGKYNTNPTISPDGRFVAFSRQTSEGHRIFVHDMLSGAEKQLTFGPGNDEDPAFGPDGYFIAFTSSRTGGYKIYMTTRHGDPAMLVPTGKGEATSPAWKGPLGSK comes from the coding sequence ATGCGAATAGTAGACAAAATCTCAACATTAATGACGTGCTGCTTTTTTTGCCTGATTATCTGCGGCACATCCGGTGTTTCCACCGCCTTTGGTCAGGATACCCTGACAGTCGATATCTTCGGACCGGGGCAGCGTCAGGTTAATATTGTAATCCTGCCTCCGAGAACTCTTGACGAGGGAAGATATAAAGGTCGCGGCAATTCCGAACTGCCGCTTCCGATAGAAGCTAAGGCTTTCGATAAAGAATTGAGACACGATATTTCCTTTCTGCCTTTTCTGAATGTCGTACCACTCGGGCAGATACTTGGTGGTGATCCTTCTAGAGGAGTCAAACCCGGTCAGGTTGATTTAAAGCCTCTCAGACTTTCCAAGGTTGATTTCGCTTTAACTACCGGATGGACAGTAATGCCTGACGGTGAAAAGAAAGTCAGCCTTAGATTTATAGGTACTTTTAATGGAAGAACCGTCGTTGGAAAGCGTTATTCGCAGGTAAAACAGGAATTGCTTGGAGGTATAGCCGATAAATTCTGCTCTCATGTCATGAAGCAGTTGACCGGTCATGCAGGATTTTTTGAATCTACGATAGCGTTTGTGCGTAAAAGCGGTGACAACAAAGAAATATTTACTGTCAGCCCTCAGGGTAGAGGACTTCAGCAGGTGAGTCACCTTGGCGGAGTGAATTTAAGCCCATGCTGGTCCATTGACGGTAAAAAAATGGCTTTTACCCGTCTTGGGGCACGGCAGCATCTGCTCTGCATGTGGGATAGTTCCACCGGGCGTATAGATCAGAAGAATCTTCCCGGAAACACTGTTATTTCTCCAACATATCTTCCTGATGGCAGACTTGCTGTTACACTTACTCTTAATGGTGATTCCGATATTTATCTGCTTGATTCAAACTTGAAACCGGACAAACCGCTCGCAAAGAGTTGGGCAATTGAAGTTTCACCGGATTTTGACAAAACTGGAAAGAAGATGGTTTTTGTTTCAGGTAAGTATGGAAATCCTCATATTTTTATGCTTAACATGGATACTGGCAAAATAACGCGTGTTACTTATGACGGTAAATATAATACTAATCCGACAATAAGTCCCGATGGCCGGTTTGTGGCTTTTTCCAGACAGACCTCGGAAGGACATCGCATTTTTGTGCATGACATGTTAAGTGGCGCTGAGAAGCAGCTTACATTCGGTCCGGGTAATGATGAAGACCCGGCTTTTGGTCCTGATGGATACTTTATAGCTTTTACTTCCAGCCGGACAGGTGGATATAAAATTTATATGACTACCAGACATGGAGATCCCGCAATGCTGGTCCCGACAGGAAAGGGCGAAGCAACTTCTCCTGCATGGAAAGGTCCTTTGGGGTCTAAATAG
- the tolA gene encoding cell envelope integrity protein TolA: protein MRIIGFIFSILFHVGLITLALTWSVSSPTKISLDKPIYKVDLVSLAPAPKAPVVKKAPAPAPAKVSKPEAVSIPKKQPAAPVAKVKAEPTQKPAPKVPPKPKAKPKAKPISPKKVETHSTTKKKTPEKKPKPVKKKSPAPVKKTAPAKKPEPSGEDLLAGALSDLRKEVDKKEKAERAAVARELAGLRSEAQANAAQIEGDGTASATGLVQVYGQIVRQEVKKNWRFPVFGGHQQEMTAAVEIALKSDGTITGVRIVKSSGNADFDDSVLSALKDTEVLPEPPGNSIKKIVVNFNLHDLDN from the coding sequence ATGCGTATTATTGGTTTTATTTTTTCCATTTTATTCCACGTTGGCCTTATAACACTGGCTTTAACGTGGTCTGTTTCTTCGCCTACTAAAATTTCGCTTGATAAGCCTATATATAAGGTTGATCTGGTCAGTCTTGCTCCGGCTCCTAAAGCTCCTGTTGTAAAAAAAGCTCCGGCTCCGGCTCCGGCAAAAGTCTCCAAGCCCGAAGCTGTAAGTATTCCCAAGAAACAGCCAGCAGCTCCTGTGGCAAAAGTTAAGGCTGAACCCACGCAAAAGCCTGCGCCAAAAGTTCCACCAAAACCTAAAGCCAAGCCAAAAGCTAAGCCTATTTCTCCCAAAAAAGTTGAAACTCATAGTACGACTAAGAAAAAGACTCCTGAGAAAAAACCGAAGCCTGTGAAGAAGAAATCTCCAGCTCCGGTTAAAAAAACAGCACCGGCCAAAAAGCCTGAACCAAGTGGTGAGGATCTGCTTGCCGGAGCGTTATCTGATCTTAGAAAAGAAGTTGATAAAAAAGAAAAGGCTGAAAGGGCCGCAGTTGCCCGGGAACTTGCTGGACTTCGTTCAGAAGCTCAGGCTAATGCTGCTCAAATTGAAGGAGATGGGACAGCCTCTGCCACAGGTCTGGTTCAGGTATATGGTCAGATTGTTCGGCAGGAAGTTAAGAAAAACTGGCGTTTTCCCGTTTTTGGCGGTCATCAGCAGGAAATGACTGCTGCTGTGGAAATCGCTCTTAAATCTGATGGCACTATTACCGGGGTGAGAATTGTTAAGTCTTCCGGAAATGCTGACTTTGATGATTCTGTGCTCAGTGCTTTAAAAGATACCGAGGTCCTGCCTGAACCTCCCGGAAATTCAATCAAAAAAATAGTTGTCAATTTCAATCTGCATGATCTTGATAATTAG
- the tolR gene encoding protein TolR encodes MALKTHGQGMLAEINVTPFVDVMLVLLIIFMVTAPLMTQGVEVDLPQTKTVRSLPQDDDHLVLSISSNGDIFIDEYKVAFNELESHLVNLVKKQHKMLFLRADKQVPYGDVVKVMGEIKSAGIEKLGIVAEPDDKPDRKR; translated from the coding sequence ATGGCTCTTAAAACTCATGGTCAGGGTATGCTGGCCGAGATCAACGTGACCCCGTTTGTTGATGTCATGCTTGTTTTGCTGATAATTTTTATGGTTACAGCTCCTCTTATGACTCAGGGTGTTGAAGTTGATCTTCCTCAGACGAAAACGGTGCGTTCTCTGCCGCAGGATGATGACCATCTCGTGCTCTCAATAAGCAGTAACGGTGATATTTTTATTGATGAATATAAAGTAGCTTTTAATGAACTGGAATCCCATCTTGTGAATCTGGTTAAAAAGCAGCATAAAATGCTTTTTCTCCGGGCTGATAAGCAGGTTCCCTATGGGGATGTTGTTAAAGTCATGGGTGAAATTAAATCCGCCGGAATTGAAAAGTTGGGCATAGTGGCTGAACCTGATGATAAGCCGGACAGGAAAAGGTAA
- a CDS encoding MotA/TolQ/ExbB proton channel family protein, whose translation MDLMPQGDILAMLESATIVVKGILCLLVAMSLWSWTIIFGKLISLGRARRMVLRGNRIMENADSLSSGLQQISSDRSSPLYRIGTSAVKEFRSLEKSSVPPAHRRKLIKDTLRRVLRQRVSSEMKRLTSSLSFLATCANGAPFIGLFGTVWGIMHSFHSIGQAKTAALAAVAPGISEALVATAIGLAVAIPATIAYNFFLGVLAGIETEMVNFASSFLNRVEREVSWADPKSAQSDRDSGE comes from the coding sequence ATGGATTTAATGCCTCAAGGTGATATTCTGGCAATGCTGGAATCTGCCACTATAGTGGTCAAAGGGATTCTCTGCCTGCTGGTGGCGATGTCTTTATGGAGCTGGACTATAATTTTCGGCAAACTGATATCGCTTGGCAGGGCCAGAAGAATGGTTTTGCGTGGAAACAGAATTATGGAGAACGCTGATTCTCTTTCTTCCGGTTTGCAACAGATTAGCAGTGATCGTTCTTCTCCATTGTACCGTATTGGTACTTCCGCGGTGAAAGAATTTCGTTCACTTGAAAAATCAAGCGTTCCTCCAGCTCACAGGCGTAAACTTATCAAGGATACTTTACGAAGGGTTCTGCGGCAGAGAGTAAGCTCGGAGATGAAGAGACTCACTTCATCCCTTTCTTTTCTTGCAACCTGTGCCAATGGAGCTCCTTTCATCGGACTTTTTGGTACAGTCTGGGGAATTATGCATTCTTTCCATTCCATCGGGCAGGCCAAAACCGCAGCTCTTGCAGCTGTTGCACCGGGAATATCTGAAGCCCTTGTTGCTACAGCCATAGGTCTTGCCGTGGCTATCCCTGCTACAATCGCCTACAACTTTTTCCTTGGTGTTCTGGCTGGCATTGAAACTGAAATGGTTAACTTCGCCAGTTCTTTTCTAAACCGTGTTGAACGTGAAGTTTCATGGGCGGACCCAAAGTCAGCTCAATCAGACAGGGACTCCGGAGAGTAG
- a CDS encoding SIR2 family NAD-dependent protein deacylase → MSSVVKEAAFMIRSASCAVALTGAGISVASGIPDFRSPGGLWARYDPQKVASIEALHKNPAAVWKFLDETAAFVVKAEPNNAHFALAEMESSGYIQAVITQNIDDLHQRSGSSNVIEFHGNCSSFYCMKCGEPFHYNVAKRKGKGLEPPRCTSCGGLIRPDLVFFGERIPEQAMKEGDFYSGGADLAVIVGTSGEVAPANMIPSQIKKNGGKLIEINKNGSAYSSICDLSFDAPAEDILPLIADELLRKEF, encoded by the coding sequence GTGAGTTCAGTAGTCAAAGAAGCCGCATTTATGATACGCAGTGCTTCCTGTGCTGTTGCTCTGACAGGCGCCGGAATTTCTGTTGCAAGCGGGATACCGGACTTTAGAAGTCCGGGAGGCCTCTGGGCCAGATATGACCCGCAGAAGGTCGCATCAATAGAAGCTCTTCATAAAAATCCCGCAGCCGTCTGGAAGTTTCTGGATGAAACAGCTGCTTTTGTCGTTAAAGCAGAGCCTAATAATGCTCATTTTGCTTTGGCTGAAATGGAGAGCTCCGGTTATATACAGGCGGTTATAACCCAGAATATAGATGACCTGCACCAGCGTTCCGGTTCTTCAAATGTTATAGAATTTCATGGTAATTGCAGCAGTTTCTACTGCATGAAATGTGGTGAACCCTTTCATTACAATGTCGCAAAGAGAAAAGGTAAAGGGCTTGAACCTCCGCGGTGTACAAGCTGTGGAGGTCTTATAAGACCTGATCTTGTTTTTTTCGGCGAAAGGATTCCCGAGCAAGCCATGAAAGAAGGCGATTTTTATTCTGGTGGAGCTGATCTGGCAGTTATTGTTGGTACTTCCGGTGAAGTTGCTCCTGCTAATATGATACCGTCTCAGATTAAAAAGAATGGTGGGAAATTGATTGAAATCAATAAAAATGGTTCCGCTTATTCTTCAATATGTGATTTGAGTTTTGATGCTCCGGCAGAAGATATTCTTCCGCTGATAGCAGACGAACTTTTGAGAAAAGAATTTTAA
- a CDS encoding histidinol phosphate phosphatase domain-containing protein, producing the protein MIDLHTHTVFSDGELIPAELVRRARVAGYQAIGISDHADSSNLELILNNILPFARNDGHFFDINVFCGVELTHVPPGLIGDLVERARAKGADHVVVHGETVVEPVAEGTNLAAIEAGVDILAHPGLISEVEVELAARRGICLEITTRKGHSLTNGHVVSLARKYGAKLVINNDAHAPGDLIGLDMRRKVALGAGMSFEEYEQAEQNSRQLVQRMMNRKKG; encoded by the coding sequence ATGATTGATCTTCATACACATACGGTTTTCAGCGATGGTGAGCTTATACCGGCTGAACTTGTCAGACGGGCCAGAGTAGCCGGATATCAGGCCATTGGAATCTCTGATCATGCTGATTCCAGCAATCTTGAATTGATTCTAAACAACATCCTGCCTTTTGCCAGAAATGACGGGCATTTTTTTGATATAAATGTGTTTTGCGGTGTAGAACTCACCCATGTTCCTCCGGGACTTATCGGCGACCTTGTTGAGCGCGCCCGTGCAAAAGGTGCGGACCACGTTGTTGTGCATGGTGAAACAGTCGTTGAACCTGTCGCTGAAGGAACAAATCTGGCAGCTATTGAAGCCGGAGTGGATATTCTTGCCCATCCCGGCCTTATTTCAGAGGTTGAAGTCGAACTTGCAGCCAGACGGGGAATCTGTCTTGAGATTACAACCCGTAAAGGGCATAGCCTGACCAACGGTCATGTTGTTTCACTGGCTCGCAAGTATGGCGCAAAGCTGGTCATAAATAATGATGCACATGCTCCGGGAGATCTCATCGGTCTGGATATGAGGCGCAAGGTTGCTCTTGGAGCAGGTATGAGTTTTGAAGAATATGAGCAGGCTGAACAGAATTCACGCCAGCTTGTTCAGAGAATGATGAATCGTAAGAAAGGCTGA
- a CDS encoding bifunctional nuclease family protein: protein MVEMQVYGLAVDKDSESPILVLKDDKSGIMLPIWIGAMEAMSISLVLNEVEFPRPMTHDLLLDSIHMLDGEVVSVEILKVDQGTFYSEILISHKETIKRLDSRPSDAVAVALRSGAPVLVSPEVLEQAGTHDPEDESAAKSDDWSEEFENLSPDDFKYKM, encoded by the coding sequence ATGGTAGAAATGCAGGTGTACGGACTGGCAGTAGATAAAGATTCCGAATCTCCGATCCTTGTACTAAAGGATGATAAATCAGGAATTATGCTACCTATATGGATAGGAGCTATGGAAGCCATGTCTATTTCACTTGTCCTTAATGAAGTTGAATTCCCGAGACCCATGACCCATGACCTTCTGCTCGATTCTATCCATATGCTGGATGGAGAGGTTGTTTCTGTTGAGATTTTAAAAGTTGACCAAGGCACTTTTTATTCAGAAATTCTGATTTCTCATAAAGAGACGATTAAACGACTTGATTCGCGTCCCTCTGATGCGGTTGCAGTTGCTTTGAGATCAGGGGCTCCTGTGCTTGTTTCACCTGAAGTCCTTGAACAGGCTGGAACGCATGACCCTGAGGACGAATCTGCTGCTAAAAGTGATGACTGGTCCGAAGAATTTGAAAATCTTTCTCCGGACGATTTTAAATATAAAATGTAG
- the miaB gene encoding tRNA (N6-isopentenyl adenosine(37)-C2)-methylthiotransferase MiaB, which translates to MKFNVITFGCQMNVHDSDWLIRAMESRGWEAVEESEAEVFVVNTCSVREKPEQKVYSVLGRLGGYCTKPGSFVAVGGCVAQQIGDGFFEKFPFVRLVFGSDGIAKAPQALEELAEDHNKKLIFNDFLTDYPEREKVDSSPYQDLVPPGIGTITGQAFVNIMQGCDNFCTYCIVPYTRGRQKSRDPEQVIEECRNLVESGVREITLLGQNVNSFGMDSGGTGVSFADLLYKISAIAGLERIRFTTSHPKDIAPEVITAFGELPNLCPQLHLPMQSGSDSVLKRMGRKYDRKRYLEIVDGLKAACPEISLSTDIIVGFPGETDEDFEDTMEMLEKVRFESSFSFKYSDRPGVAAVKFKPKVSDDIAQKRLTRLQERQNHITRESLERCVGRETEILLERPSRKQGEGDIHWRGKDPWGRVVNVPLSGITDDDSLGGKLLKVLITEAKNHSLFGKKVGNPW; encoded by the coding sequence ATGAAATTTAATGTAATCACATTTGGTTGTCAGATGAATGTCCACGATTCCGACTGGCTTATAAGAGCTATGGAAAGCCGGGGATGGGAAGCTGTGGAAGAATCCGAAGCCGAAGTCTTTGTTGTCAATACATGCAGTGTCAGGGAGAAGCCTGAACAAAAGGTTTACAGTGTCCTTGGAAGGCTTGGCGGTTATTGCACCAAACCGGGGTCTTTTGTTGCTGTCGGTGGCTGCGTCGCCCAGCAGATAGGAGATGGTTTTTTTGAAAAATTTCCTTTTGTCAGACTCGTTTTCGGCAGTGACGGCATTGCCAAAGCTCCACAGGCTTTGGAAGAGCTGGCCGAGGACCATAACAAAAAATTAATCTTTAATGATTTTCTTACGGATTATCCTGAACGTGAGAAAGTAGATTCCAGCCCGTATCAGGACCTTGTCCCTCCGGGAATCGGAACAATCACCGGGCAGGCCTTTGTAAATATAATGCAGGGCTGCGATAATTTCTGCACCTACTGCATAGTTCCCTATACTCGCGGACGTCAGAAATCCAGAGATCCCGAACAGGTAATTGAAGAATGCCGAAACCTTGTAGAATCCGGTGTGCGTGAAATTACTCTGCTTGGTCAGAACGTAAACAGCTTTGGTATGGACAGCGGCGGGACAGGGGTGAGCTTTGCTGATCTTCTTTATAAAATCTCAGCAATAGCCGGTCTTGAAAGAATCAGATTCACCACCTCACATCCTAAAGATATTGCTCCTGAAGTTATCACCGCTTTTGGCGAGCTTCCTAATCTTTGTCCTCAGCTGCATCTGCCCATGCAGTCCGGATCAGATTCCGTACTTAAAAGGATGGGGCGTAAATACGACCGTAAGAGATATCTTGAAATTGTCGACGGGCTTAAAGCTGCGTGTCCCGAAATTTCTTTAAGTACAGACATCATTGTCGGTTTCCCCGGTGAAACTGATGAGGATTTTGAAGATACGATGGAAATGCTTGAAAAAGTTCGTTTTGAAAGCAGTTTTTCTTTTAAATATTCAGATCGACCCGGTGTTGCAGCGGTAAAATTTAAACCTAAAGTAAGTGACGATATTGCACAAAAACGGCTTACCCGCTTGCAGGAAAGGCAAAACCATATTACTAGAGAATCTCTAGAAAGATGTGTCGGCCGTGAGACTGAAATTCTTCTTGAGCGTCCCAGCCGCAAGCAGGGGGAAGGAGATATCCACTGGCGCGGCAAAGATCCATGGGGAAGAGTTGTGAATGTTCCTCTTTCAGGAATCACAGATGATGATTCTCTTGGAGGAAAACTGCTTAAGGTGCTTATTACCGAGGCCAAGAATCATTCCCTTTTCGGGAAGAAGGTTGGAAATCCATGGTAG
- a CDS encoding adenylyl-sulfate kinase produces MPESKSICADRKWAAWITGLPGCGKSTVALKLVEKLKNDGLEVFYLSMDERRKKYIAQPKYTPEERELAYKLFVEDAAKLVESGQCVIMDGSAYLRKWRDYARKKIRNFAEVYLECPVDMAMKREAGREAGLVMAGLYEKALERQRTGRQFKGLGDVIGVDVSFEKNSAAECIVLTDSINADHVMHNVDECLKKWRNINGLC; encoded by the coding sequence ATGCCGGAATCGAAAAGTATATGCGCTGACCGTAAGTGGGCGGCATGGATAACAGGGCTTCCGGGATGCGGGAAAAGTACCGTGGCTTTGAAGCTTGTTGAGAAATTGAAGAATGACGGTCTGGAGGTTTTTTACCTTTCCATGGATGAACGTCGCAAAAAATATATAGCTCAACCAAAGTACACTCCGGAAGAGAGGGAGCTTGCTTATAAACTTTTTGTCGAAGACGCTGCTAAACTGGTTGAGAGTGGTCAGTGCGTTATAATGGATGGCTCTGCATACCTCCGCAAATGGCGTGATTACGCAAGAAAGAAAATAAGAAATTTTGCGGAAGTCTATTTGGAATGTCCTGTTGATATGGCCATGAAACGTGAAGCAGGAAGAGAGGCCGGGCTGGTTATGGCCGGACTTTATGAAAAAGCTCTCGAAAGACAGAGGACCGGCAGGCAGTTTAAGGGACTTGGTGATGTTATAGGGGTTGATGTTTCTTTTGAAAAAAATTCTGCTGCTGAATGTATTGTGTTGACAGATAGTATTAATGCAGACCATGTTATGCATAATGTTGATGAGTGCTTGAAAAAATGGCGTAACATAAACGGACTATGCTGA
- a CDS encoding phosphotransferase family protein: MIEINPERLEEYLKEAFGSGTKLVDYGEIGSLDKQGMKSFGYGKPLLVVYEINGQKNEAVLSVMKGDNFGHQFYWDRASVLLFQYETSARMKRHVKPVGLGYINRAGRMVPMNSPEEFFIMNEKLEGYDYFHDLDRIMKSGITDKDLETAKEMAGWLAEVHSEKKDDPHLYKRRIRELLGSSECIMGIVDEAFPDDWDFFSCSDFKRLEKRLIDWRWKLMKYYSHRLCAVHGDFHPWNVLIGGKNGFSVLDRSRGEWGEAAGDVCTMAVNYLLFGLYGESELSPDFKKIYLAFMEEYFCRTGDMEALEVMAPFIVFRGLVIASPVWYPDHPAEVRKALLNLVVNVLEDEVFDYAGIEKYMR; encoded by the coding sequence ATGATCGAAATTAATCCTGAACGTCTTGAAGAATATCTGAAAGAGGCTTTCGGTTCCGGAACAAAACTTGTTGATTATGGTGAAATAGGTTCACTTGATAAGCAGGGGATGAAAAGTTTCGGATACGGAAAGCCTCTTCTTGTTGTTTATGAAATAAACGGGCAGAAAAATGAAGCCGTGCTTTCTGTAATGAAAGGCGATAATTTCGGCCATCAATTCTATTGGGACAGGGCCTCTGTCCTTCTTTTTCAATACGAAACATCCGCTAGAATGAAACGCCATGTTAAACCCGTCGGTCTTGGGTATATCAACCGTGCAGGCCGGATGGTGCCAATGAATTCACCTGAAGAGTTTTTTATAATGAATGAAAAGCTTGAAGGGTACGACTATTTTCATGATCTTGACCGTATCATGAAATCCGGAATTACGGATAAAGATCTTGAAACAGCAAAAGAGATGGCGGGCTGGCTGGCAGAAGTCCACAGTGAAAAAAAAGATGACCCCCATTTATATAAAAGAAGGATAAGGGAGCTTCTCGGCAGCAGTGAATGCATTATGGGTATTGTGGATGAAGCGTTTCCTGATGACTGGGATTTTTTTTCATGCAGTGATTTTAAGCGGCTTGAAAAAAGACTCATAGACTGGCGCTGGAAGTTGATGAAGTATTATTCTCACAGGCTTTGCGCTGTGCATGGAGATTTTCATCCCTGGAATGTCCTCATAGGTGGCAAAAATGGCTTCAGTGTTCTTGATCGCAGTCGCGGGGAATGGGGTGAAGCTGCCGGGGATGTCTGCACAATGGCTGTTAATTACCTTTTGTTTGGTCTTTACGGTGAAAGTGAACTGTCGCCTGACTTTAAAAAAATATATCTGGCTTTCATGGAAGAATATTTCTGCCGCACAGGTGACATGGAGGCTCTTGAAGTTATGGCTCCCTTTATCGTTTTCCGGGGGCTGGTTATAGCCTCTCCTGTCTGGTACCCGGATCATCCTGCCGAAGTAAGAAAAGCTCTCCTTAATCTGGTTGTGAACGTTTTGGAAGATGAGGTGTTTGATTATGCCGGAATCGAAAAGTATATGCGCTGA